The nucleotide sequence ATAAAGATTTTAATTCTCATTTATTTCCCCCATTTTGTTGTTGTTACGTATAGTTTGAACCCAATGAAAAATGGAAATTTATTTAACTCCATTCTCCCTCCGGAATAAAATACTTTCAAATTTTTTTTCATTGTCGGTTCACTTAATTAATTGAACTTTGTTTAATTGATTTACGATCACTTCGCCATAAGAACTATAATTTAGAGTAGTTGCATTGATTTTGGTGATTTTTTTTCTCAAAGTCAATACCCTCAGCTCCAAATTTTTGAAGAAGCGAAAAAAAGGATCGATACAAGAATTAAAACAAAAAATAGAAAATAGTCTCCTATAGTGTTGTTTTTTGTTTTAGGTGCGGTATTTCTGTTCATTATTTCTCCCTATTTTATTTACTGAAAATTGAATAGTTACTTTTTTAATACTTTTCATTTAAAACTCACAAGGGTGGATACATTGCCACAAGCTGCTGAGCTAAAAGTATCAGTATCAAAAAGATAGAAAACAATAGAAAAGATGTTCCAAGTCTCTTCATATTCCCCCTCTGTTTAATTCCGCTTTTGGCGGATTAGTTAATAATTTTATACAACGCAAAATAATAGTGTAAAACACAATTAAAATGCGAGTATACTTACTTATGATTTATACTACTAAGTAACTACTCCCTTCCCGCAATTACTATATCTCACCATTAGAGTCGTTTGGAGAAAAAGTTGGGGGAAAAAATTTGAAAAAAAATGAAACCTCCTAAAGATGTCATCTTTCCAGAAACTCTATCTCATAGCTAAAAGATAACATCTTTATAAATATTTTTAGAAAATAGAACACAGATCCGTTAGCTAACGGACACGGATTAGGCAGGATTTTCACGGAAAAAAAACTTTTGAGCAAAAAAGATGTCACTTGCTGTCACCGACCACTCGGTGACAGGAGTTGCATCGCCACCGAAGGTCGGTGGCGACAAAATTACTTCAATACTTCTTCAATTCTCTCGACCGCCCAATCGATTTCTTCTTTTTTAATTACCAGAGGAGGAGCCAACCGAATTACATTCTCGTGAGTTTCTTTGCAAAGAAGTCCTAATTCTTTCAATGCTTCACAGAATCTTCTTGCACCGCCGGCTTCTGTTTTCAATTCAATCCCGATAAACAAACCTTTACCCCGAATTTCCTTTATGTGTGCGCTTTGGATCTTATTCAGCTTTTCAAGAAAATAATTACCAAGCTCAAAAGATCTCTGAGGGAGATTTTCTTCTACTAATACTTTTATCGATTCTCTTGCAATCGCACAGCCGAGCGGATTCCCTCCGAAAGTACTTCCGTGATCACCCGGATTGAAAATCCCAAGCACATCTTTTGAAGCCAGAACTGCAGAAACTGGATACGCTCCCCCGGATAATGCTTTACCTATAATTACAGCGTCAGGTTTTATTCCATCGTACTCATAGGCAAAAAGTTTTCCTGAGCGTCCAAGGCCTGATTGAATTTCATCTGCAATGAACAACACATTATTCTTTTTGCAAATTTCATAAGCTTTTTTTAGATATCCTTCTGAAGGAATTAAAATTCCAGCTTCACCTTGAATCGGCTCAACGATGAACGCAGCAGTGTTCGGTGTGATCGCTTTCTCAAGCGCATCAATATCGTTGTAGGGAATAATTACAAAGCCTGGCGTGAATGGTCCATATCCATCTCTGTACTGATGTTCGGTAGAAAAGCTCACGATTGTGGTCGTTCTTCCATGGAAGTTATTTGAGCAGGCAATGATCTCTGCTTTGTCGTTTTCTATTTTCTTGATTTTATATCCCCATTTACGAGCAGCTTTGATTGCAGTCTCAACGGCTTCAGCGCCTGAATTCATCGGAAGCATCATTTCAAATCCTGTAAGTTCGCATAATTCCTTACATAATAATGGAAGCTGAACATTTCGAAATGCACGCGAAGTCAATGTTACTCTTTCTGCCTGCGACTTAAGAACATTGATTATCCTGGGGTGACAATGCCCTTGATTGACTGCGGAGTATGAGGCAAGGAAATCTAAATATTTCTTTCCATCTACATCGTAGACCCAAACTCCTTCGGCTTTATTAATTACAACATCAAGCGGGTGATAATTATGAGCCCCATATTGTTCTTCTATCGAGATATAATCTTTCGTCTGCATTTTTTCCCTGTTTTTATTACAAATATAGGAAATGTTTTCACTCAAGGGGAAGGGATGAATAATTAAAAATTCAATTGTCAAAAATTAAAATTATTTGAACAGCCCATATGTTAATATGCTAAAGATTTTAAAATAATGCGGTCTGTCAGATGTGAATAAATGGGGAAAGAAATGTGAAAAGAATCCCGACTAAAATTGAGATAAATAAGCATATCAATATTGCTTGAGCGCCATACTTGGCTTCACCATCTTTGAATAATACGATTGGACCATATCCCGAGCCTGAACTTAGTCCGGCGATTGTTGCACCAAATGAAACTCCGGCATGAAGGAATCCTTCAACGATCGCAACCGACATTCCGCAATTCGGAACTAAGCCAAGTATTCCAACGATTAGAACTTGCGTGCATTGGTTCAAATTCAGTCCTTGTATTAGATTTTCTGATCTTAAGTAAAAAAGAAGCAATCCAATTGCAAGTGTTATCGAAATCACCCAAGCATAAATTCTCAGTGTTCGCTGCAGACTATGCTTGATAATTTCAGCGTACTTAGTTTTTTCGAGCTCGGTTTTAATTTCAACGACTTTTGTGGAGACTTTAATGGTTTGCTTACCTTCATAAAATTTGTTTGGGGCGATCGAATCAATCACATACCCAGCAATTAATCCCACTAAGAATTTTATCCCTA is from Ignavibacteria bacterium and encodes:
- the rocD gene encoding ornithine--oxo-acid transaminase; translation: MQTKDYISIEEQYGAHNYHPLDVVINKAEGVWVYDVDGKKYLDFLASYSAVNQGHCHPRIINVLKSQAERVTLTSRAFRNVQLPLLCKELCELTGFEMMLPMNSGAEAVETAIKAARKWGYKIKKIENDKAEIIACSNNFHGRTTTIVSFSTEHQYRDGYGPFTPGFVIIPYNDIDALEKAITPNTAAFIVEPIQGEAGILIPSEGYLKKAYEICKKNNVLFIADEIQSGLGRSGKLFAYEYDGIKPDAVIIGKALSGGAYPVSAVLASKDVLGIFNPGDHGSTFGGNPLGCAIARESIKVLVEENLPQRSFELGNYFLEKLNKIQSAHIKEIRGKGLFIGIELKTEAGGARRFCEALKELGLLCKETHENVIRLAPPLVIKKEEIDWAVERIEEVLK